In Penaeus monodon isolate SGIC_2016 chromosome 7, NSTDA_Pmon_1, whole genome shotgun sequence, the following are encoded in one genomic region:
- the LOC119575374 gene encoding uncharacterized protein LOC119575374: MSSARAQCEGGLVSQVRRLSSGGRESLGRRGLSCDRCPSGLWLCVRSGRIGKVQYSVSEIILSKTNCSITSCATQGSLKDQYCSAKKCLSDRIAPKELPTLDRGKTTRRNISL, encoded by the exons ATGAGCAGTGCAAGGGCCCAGTGTGAAGGGGGATTAGTGTCTCAAGTGCGCCGACTCTCTTCGGGTGGACGTGAGTCGCTCGGGAGGAGAGGGCTTTCATGCGATCGCTGCCCCTCGGGACTGTGGCTTTGTGTGCGTTCGGGCCGTATTGGAAA AGTGCAGTACAGTGTATCAGAAATAATACTTTCCAAAACTAACTGCTCGATAACAAGTTGCGCAACGCAAGGTTCACTTAAGGACCAGTATTGTAGTGCTAAAAAGTGTTTAAGTGATCGCATTGCGCCCAAAGAGTTGCCCACACTCGATCGAGGAAAAACGACACGAAGGAACATTTCCCTTTAG
- the LOC119575678 gene encoding protein phosphatase 1E-like produces the protein MAVMMRLKGGTTAVVALVREKRLVVAWLGDSQALLVRRRNPVRMVEPHKPELPVERERVEEMGGCVINIQGTWRVLGQLAVSRAIGDADYKPYVSSECDIKSLEIEGDEDFLILACDGLWDTLTPEAAVNVVYAYLTHNDDILIA, from the exons atggcagtgatgatg CGTCTGAAGGGCGGGACGACGGCGGTGGTGGCCCTGGTCCGGGAGAAGCGGCTGGTGGTGGCCTGGCTGGGCGACTCGCAGGCGCTGCTGGTGCGTCGTCGGAACCCCGTCAGGATGGTGGAGCCCCACAAGCCGGAATTGCCG GTGGAGCGAGAGCGAGTGGAGGAAATGGGCGGTTGCGTCATCAACATCCAGGGCACTTGGCGCGTCCTGGGACAGCTGGCCGTCTCCAGAGCCATTG GTGACGCGGACTACAAGCCGTACGTGTCGTCCGAGTGCGACATCAAGTCCCTGGAGATCGAAGGCGACGAGGACTTCCTGATCCTGGCGTGCGACGGCCTGTGGGACACCCTCACGCCCGAAGCCGCCGTCAACGTGGTCTACGCCTACCTCACCCACAACGACG atattctcATAGCTTAA